A section of the Phormidium ambiguum IAM M-71 genome encodes:
- a CDS encoding alpha/beta hydrolase, with amino-acid sequence MFSITASALRNINTQSINPVSYLSLTSRKSLSFFYICGFLALSIVCTALKPQPVLSAETIFISYGPLDFSLPVSSLENFAKTGEIDRDLSFYARFLDEEGLANFREFLQRRLDVSPVVVSQLTYTQIGEQVLQKLGRVIRTERGLDGFHALRASLILAAADPEGMTMINIMRKFPTSGIRMSANQLIQLQRQFSTLFDYQKAAVLAVSQVAEKEVEANPQFPSPSNFVQRGKFSFSQRTLQLTRNRQSFTGTNSQHSFRVDLYIPEGLSQPAPVVVISHGLGSDPKAFAYLGEHLASHGFVAVLPQHIGSDAVMRQALLLGVARSSVDRMEFIDRPLDIKYTLDQLERLSQSELAGRINIQQVAVIGHSFGGYTALALAGAKLNQARIFQECNRNQINLNASFFLQCLAVNLPPVTEDLSDPRIKAAIALNPLTSVVFGPEGMSHIQVPTMILGGSADIITSVVEEQIQPFIWLKNPDKYLSVVIPSGHAAADQFDGTDQEPQPNTLGWLLSGRDPKLARDYVKGVSLVFMQAYLNGRSEYKDFLNAAFAQSVSREPLKINLIRSLTPEQLEKAYGRRPPIPIIPEPITVDNRRR; translated from the coding sequence ATGTTCTCCATCACAGCATCCGCCTTGAGAAATATAAATACTCAATCAATTAACCCGGTTTCTTATTTATCGCTAACTAGCAGAAAATCATTAAGTTTCTTTTATATCTGTGGTTTTTTAGCTTTAAGTATTGTATGTACAGCATTAAAACCTCAACCAGTTTTAAGTGCCGAAACAATTTTTATATCTTATGGCCCGCTTGATTTTTCTTTACCAGTAAGTTCTTTAGAAAACTTTGCTAAAACTGGGGAGATCGATCGAGATTTAAGTTTTTATGCTAGATTTCTCGACGAAGAAGGATTAGCCAATTTTCGAGAATTTTTGCAAAGACGTTTAGATGTTAGTCCTGTAGTGGTATCCCAATTAACCTATACGCAAATTGGAGAACAAGTACTGCAAAAATTAGGAAGAGTAATTCGCACAGAAAGGGGATTAGATGGTTTTCATGCGCTAAGAGCGTCTTTAATTTTAGCAGCAGCTGACCCTGAAGGAATGACGATGATTAATATTATGCGAAAGTTTCCGACATCAGGAATTCGCATGAGTGCTAATCAATTAATTCAATTACAAAGACAATTTAGTACTCTGTTTGATTATCAAAAAGCAGCGGTACTTGCAGTTTCCCAAGTGGCAGAAAAAGAAGTAGAAGCAAATCCTCAGTTTCCCAGTCCTAGTAATTTTGTGCAACGGGGTAAATTTAGTTTTTCTCAACGCACATTACAATTAACTCGTAATCGTCAATCTTTTACAGGAACTAATTCTCAACATAGTTTTCGGGTTGATTTGTACATCCCGGAAGGTTTATCTCAACCTGCGCCAGTGGTGGTAATTTCTCATGGTTTAGGTTCCGATCCCAAGGCATTTGCTTATTTAGGAGAACATTTAGCTTCTCATGGTTTTGTGGCGGTTTTACCACAACATATTGGCAGTGATGCAGTAATGAGGCAAGCTTTACTTTTAGGAGTAGCGAGAAGCAGTGTCGATCGCATGGAATTTATCGATCGACCATTAGATATTAAGTATACTCTCGATCAATTAGAACGTTTATCCCAATCAGAATTAGCTGGCAGAATTAACATTCAACAAGTTGCAGTCATTGGACATTCTTTTGGTGGTTATACTGCTTTAGCATTAGCCGGAGCAAAACTTAATCAAGCCCGCATATTCCAAGAATGTAACCGCAACCAAATTAACCTTAATGCTTCTTTCTTTTTACAATGTTTGGCCGTAAATTTACCCCCGGTAACTGAAGATTTAAGCGATCCTAGAATTAAAGCGGCGATCGCACTGAATCCCCTAACTAGTGTAGTTTTTGGCCCTGAAGGTATGAGTCATATCCAAGTCCCAACAATGATTTTAGGTGGGAGTGCTGATATTATTACTTCAGTAGTTGAAGAGCAAATTCAACCTTTTATTTGGTTAAAAAATCCCGACAAATATCTATCAGTAGTTATTCCTAGCGGACACGCTGCTGCCGATCAATTTGATGGAACAGATCAAGAACCTCAACCGAATACTTTAGGATGGTTATTATCAGGACGAGATCCGAAGTTAGCTAGAGATTATGTCAAAGGTGTCAGTTTAGTCTTTATGCAAGCTTATTTAAATGGTCGATCGGAATACAAAGATTTTCTCAATGCAGCTTTTGCTCAATCTGTCAGCCGCGAACCACTGAAAATAAATCTAATTCGTTCTTTAACTCCTGAACAATTAGAAAAAGCTTATGGCAGAAGACCACCAATACCAATTATTCCTGAACCTATAACGGTTGATAATCGCAGACGTTAA
- a CDS encoding DUF3611 family protein gives MLKLLETNSPPPSVRRIATEMRILGWTGFWLQLFFGFIPIIFVTFFLFIPRNPNKFGSSGSIAFFFGYASLIALIFTIYWCFRYTRVARKLTNPDLRPSRFEVSRLLSIGLLVNLVGMIFAVIVSMSQVNNLLAKLLSLPQGSSTVFTPTQGAAVMARVPITPLQMMGLQAAICAIAAEIIGLIVALWLLHRVTQRSAIENKESYYDESTIEQ, from the coding sequence ATGCTGAAATTACTGGAAACAAATTCTCCACCGCCAAGTGTACGGCGCATTGCTACAGAAATGCGTATCCTTGGCTGGACTGGGTTTTGGTTACAATTGTTTTTTGGCTTTATTCCTATAATTTTCGTCACCTTTTTTCTATTTATTCCCCGCAATCCTAATAAATTTGGTAGTTCGGGAAGCATCGCTTTCTTTTTTGGTTACGCTTCGTTAATTGCCCTAATTTTCACTATTTATTGGTGTTTTCGTTATACCAGAGTCGCACGGAAATTAACAAATCCTGATTTACGTCCTTCCAGATTTGAAGTCAGTCGCCTTTTATCAATTGGCTTACTTGTGAATTTAGTAGGAATGATTTTTGCTGTAATTGTTTCGATGTCTCAAGTGAATAATTTGTTGGCTAAGTTACTATCTTTACCGCAAGGATCGTCTACTGTATTTACTCCTACTCAGGGCGCAGCTGTGATGGCAAGAGTGCCAATTACACCATTACAAATGATGGGATTACAAGCCGCAATTTGTGCGATCGCAGCTGAAATTATTGGCTTAATTGTTGCCCTTTGGCTATTACATCGAGTTACTCAACGTTCCGCAATAGAAAACAAGGAAAGCTACTACGATGAATCAACCATCGAACAATAG
- a CDS encoding AI-2E family transporter, which translates to MNQPSNNSIWQQLSNSSRVRSLLMFLLLFICGWAFIQLITYFSTLIFVFTTASIAAALLNYPVNWLARLIPRKLAVIIVFLASLFLLITFVVTIGLEILNQGQGLIDRIKEFIETANPNLPPLKNLRLEENIDRILKTLQSGLTTGLGFLQSTFSNFMLFIIIAVICLYMLFDGSKIWNAVLKLVPLDVRDRFAYKTQKSFLGFFRAQLTLMAFLTIFSLIVFNLLGTRYSLILAIIIGIMDAIPGIGATLGVLIVTTLVLSSQGFWMAVKVLVACIILQQIQDNFISPKVMKDSLDLHPVLLFFAIFVGERVAGILGIFISIPIAAMIATWADEKDLPETKIEQD; encoded by the coding sequence ATGAATCAACCATCGAACAATAGTATTTGGCAACAACTCAGTAACTCATCAAGAGTTCGTTCTTTACTAATGTTTTTGTTGTTGTTTATTTGTGGTTGGGCATTTATACAGTTAATTACTTATTTTAGTACGCTGATTTTCGTGTTTACTACAGCGTCAATTGCCGCAGCTTTACTTAATTATCCAGTTAATTGGCTAGCTCGCTTAATCCCCCGAAAATTAGCTGTAATCATCGTTTTTCTCGCTAGTTTATTCTTGTTAATCACCTTTGTTGTCACTATTGGTTTAGAAATTTTAAACCAGGGACAAGGATTAATTGACAGAATCAAAGAATTTATCGAAACTGCAAATCCGAATCTCCCACCATTAAAAAATTTAAGATTAGAAGAAAATATTGACAGAATTTTAAAAACTCTTCAGTCAGGTTTAACTACTGGTTTAGGATTCTTGCAATCTACTTTTTCCAATTTTATGCTGTTTATCATTATTGCCGTCATTTGTTTATATATGTTGTTTGATGGCAGCAAAATTTGGAACGCAGTTTTAAAGTTAGTACCCTTGGATGTGCGCGATCGCTTTGCCTACAAAACCCAAAAAAGTTTCTTAGGCTTCTTTCGCGCCCAATTAACTTTAATGGCATTTCTCACCATTTTCAGTTTAATAGTTTTTAATCTTTTGGGAACCAGATATTCGTTAATTTTGGCGATAATTATCGGAATTATGGACGCTATCCCTGGAATTGGTGCAACTTTAGGAGTACTAATAGTAACTACTTTGGTGCTATCTTCTCAAGGATTTTGGATGGCTGTGAAAGTTTTAGTAGCTTGTATAATTCTCCAACAAATTCAAGATAATTTTATCTCTCCAAAAGTTATGAAAGATTCCTTAGATTTACATCCAGTATTATTATTTTTTGCCATATTCGTTGGCGAAAGAGTCGCCGGAATATTGGGGATTTTTATTTCCATTCCGATCGCCGCTATGATTGCAACTTGGGCTGATGAAAAAGACTTACCTGAAACAAAAATAGAACAAGATTAG
- a CDS encoding response regulator transcription factor, with amino-acid sequence MNRILIAEDETHIVSFLEKGFKANGFSTAVAKNGHETVLMARSEDFDLLILDIGIPGKNGWIVLEELRKRGEEMPIVILTARDGVKDKVAGLEGGADDYVTKPFGFEELLARVRLRLRDKRSPKVAEEMILKANDIVLDLHKRQVKVSDRFVELSAREFTLAEIFLNHPGELLSREELLDRVWGYDYDPGSNIVDVYVGYLRKKLGGDRIETVRGKGYRLRV; translated from the coding sequence ATGAACCGAATTTTAATTGCTGAAGACGAAACTCATATTGTTAGCTTTCTGGAGAAAGGTTTTAAGGCTAACGGATTTAGCACAGCAGTGGCTAAGAATGGTCATGAAACAGTTTTGATGGCTCGCAGCGAGGATTTTGATCTGCTAATTCTTGACATTGGTATTCCTGGCAAAAATGGGTGGATTGTGCTTGAAGAACTGCGGAAGCGGGGAGAGGAAATGCCGATCGTTATTCTTACTGCTCGTGATGGCGTAAAAGATAAAGTTGCTGGATTGGAAGGTGGGGCTGACGATTACGTGACTAAGCCTTTTGGTTTTGAAGAATTACTAGCACGGGTGCGTTTGCGTTTGCGCGATAAACGATCGCCTAAAGTGGCGGAAGAAATGATACTTAAGGCAAATGATATTGTGCTCGATTTACATAAACGTCAGGTTAAGGTTAGCGATCGCTTCGTTGAATTATCTGCTAGAGAATTTACCCTTGCAGAAATTTTCCTCAATCATCCCGGAGAATTGTTAAGTCGTGAAGAATTACTCGATCGAGTTTGGGGTTACGATTACGATCCGGGTTCTAATATCGTTGATGTTTATGTTGGTTATCTGCGGAAAAAGTTAGGTGGCGATCGGATCGAAACTGTTAGAGGTAAGGGCTATCGTCTCCGAGTATAA